The following proteins are co-located in the Micromonospora viridifaciens genome:
- a CDS encoding ChaB family protein: protein MPGREVLPSTLRRSPDKAQRTWEKTHDSAVETYGEGQRAHRTAFAALKHEFEKVGDHWEPKGRKGPSDRQAAGGGPERRAPTAGGVDANAPKEHLMEVAKKLDVPGRSRMTKPELVKAIQKANTRQTTEARETAKSKRR from the coding sequence ATGCCCGGGCGCGAGGTACTGCCCAGCACGCTGCGGCGCTCGCCGGACAAGGCGCAGCGGACCTGGGAGAAGACGCACGACTCGGCCGTGGAGACGTACGGCGAGGGGCAGCGGGCGCATCGCACGGCGTTCGCCGCGCTGAAGCACGAGTTCGAGAAGGTGGGCGACCACTGGGAGCCGAAGGGGCGCAAGGGCCCGAGCGACCGGCAGGCCGCCGGTGGTGGCCCGGAGCGGCGGGCGCCCACGGCCGGCGGGGTGGATGCCAACGCACCCAAGGAGCACCTGATGGAGGTCGCCAAGAAGCTGGACGTGCCGGGCCGGTCCCGGATGACCAAGCCGGAGCTGGTGAAGGCGATCCAGAAGGCGAACACCCGGCAGACCACCGAGGCGCGGGAGACCGCCAAGTCCAAGCGCCGCTGA
- a CDS encoding DUF6401 family natural product biosynthesis protein, whose amino-acid sequence MRVPKNRVTIRSAARAARSTLTALAGSVGTAGLAAAAADPGLLAVIDQHAAAVRDSLHADRRPLTVAALAGYAEGVRAAAVEHGWQPPAEPVDWSRRPDWPLARLVAVCALARRLDPRHLA is encoded by the coding sequence ATGCGCGTGCCGAAGAACCGGGTGACGATCCGCTCCGCGGCGCGGGCGGCCCGTTCCACCCTCACCGCGCTCGCCGGGTCCGTCGGCACCGCCGGGCTCGCCGCGGCCGCCGCCGACCCGGGCCTGCTCGCCGTGATCGACCAGCACGCCGCCGCCGTACGCGACAGCCTGCACGCCGACCGCCGCCCGCTGACCGTGGCCGCGCTCGCCGGGTACGCCGAGGGGGTCCGCGCCGCGGCCGTGGAGCACGGCTGGCAGCCGCCGGCCGAGCCGGTCGACTGGTCGCGGCGGCCGGACTGGCCGCTCGCCCGCCTGGTCGCGGTCTGCGCCCTGGCCCGCAGGCTGGACCCACGACACCTCGCCTGA
- a CDS encoding polyprenol monophosphomannose synthase, with the protein MIEPVQLPSPWRDARLTVVVPTYNEAGNLPVLVERLLALPLPGLKVLVADDNSPDGTGEVADKLAIEHPDRVLVAHRPGKEGLGRAYVDGIGRALDDGAEFVAQMDADLSHPAEALPGMLGALLATQASVVIGSRYVPGGELDENWPLYRRALSGWANLYVHTLLRVRIRDLTAGFKIWRADALRDIGLERVQSNGYSFQVEMHYLATKLGHTILEVPIRFEERREGDSKMTTATKIESALMPFKLRSRHRNLER; encoded by the coding sequence ATGATCGAACCCGTGCAGTTGCCCTCGCCGTGGCGCGACGCACGCCTGACCGTCGTCGTTCCGACCTACAACGAGGCGGGCAACCTTCCGGTGCTGGTCGAGCGGCTCCTCGCCCTGCCCCTGCCCGGGCTGAAGGTGCTCGTCGCGGACGACAACTCCCCCGACGGGACCGGCGAGGTGGCCGACAAGCTGGCCATCGAGCACCCGGATCGGGTGCTGGTGGCGCACCGCCCGGGCAAGGAGGGGCTCGGCCGGGCGTACGTGGACGGGATCGGGCGGGCGCTCGACGACGGCGCGGAGTTCGTCGCGCAGATGGACGCGGACCTGTCCCACCCGGCGGAGGCGCTGCCCGGCATGCTCGGCGCGCTGCTCGCCACCCAGGCCAGCGTGGTCATCGGCTCCCGGTACGTGCCCGGTGGCGAGCTGGACGAGAACTGGCCGCTGTACCGGCGGGCGCTCAGCGGCTGGGCCAACCTCTACGTGCACACCCTGCTGCGGGTGCGGATCCGGGACCTGACCGCCGGCTTCAAGATCTGGCGGGCGGACGCGCTGCGCGACATCGGGCTGGAGCGGGTGCAGTCCAACGGCTACAGCTTCCAGGTGGAGATGCACTACCTCGCCACCAAGCTGGGGCACACGATCCTGGAGGTGCCGATCCGCTTCGAGGAACGCCGCGAGGGCGACTCGAAGATGACCACCGCCACCAAGATCGAGAGCGCCCTGATGCCGTTCAAGCTGCGCAGCCGGCACCGCAACCTGGAGCGTTGA
- a CDS encoding SRPBCC family protein: MAIVEKVIDAPPERVFDVLADGWTYSDWVVGTAHVRDVDAGWPQVGSQLHHRAGPWPLSLQDASTVLACEAPHRLVLRVGIWPAGEAIVSFTLAPLPGGRTRVRIGEEFVAGPLHRLRNKLNDVVLHLRNRESLNRLADIASRRPQHR; this comes from the coding sequence GTGGCGATTGTGGAGAAGGTGATCGATGCGCCCCCGGAGCGGGTCTTCGACGTGCTCGCCGACGGATGGACCTACAGCGACTGGGTGGTCGGCACCGCTCACGTCCGCGACGTGGACGCGGGCTGGCCGCAGGTCGGCAGCCAGCTGCACCACCGGGCGGGGCCGTGGCCGCTGTCGCTGCAGGACGCCTCCACCGTGCTGGCCTGCGAGGCGCCGCACCGACTGGTGCTGAGAGTCGGGATCTGGCCGGCGGGCGAGGCGATCGTCTCCTTCACCCTGGCTCCGCTGCCCGGCGGGCGGACCCGGGTCCGGATCGGCGAGGAGTTCGTCGCCGGGCCGCTGCACCGGCTCCGCAACAAGCTCAACGATGTGGTGCTGCACCTGCGCAACAGGGAGTCGCTGAACCGCCTCGCCGACATCGCCAGCCGACGCCCGCAGCACCGGTGA
- a CDS encoding YihY/virulence factor BrkB family protein, with translation MAATTEPAVTGRQRARFPRRVRQLSWSTWRGVLARSGRNFLKDNCADWAAALTYYGVLALFPATVVVVALVGLVSDGERTVDTLIGLARDIGAGSVVGNDGFVSAVRSVVEQRGSAKVLLSFGLLGALWSASGFIGAFTRASNAVYGVEEGRPFYRLRPLQIGLAAVSLLLLSVVATGLIVSGPITDALGDRLHVGGLARTAWTVAKWPLLALVAMTLLSLLFWIAPNVRQPRFRWLTPGGALALLAWVLASAAFGLYVANFGSYDVTYGSLGAVIAFLVWLYLSNCALMLGVQVNAELQRGRVMQAGADDPGEPVLPPRAPADARPASADARPTSVDG, from the coding sequence ATGGCGGCGACGACGGAGCCGGCGGTCACCGGCCGGCAGCGGGCCCGGTTCCCCCGGCGGGTACGCCAGCTGAGCTGGTCCACCTGGCGCGGGGTGCTGGCCCGCAGCGGCCGGAACTTCCTCAAGGACAACTGCGCGGACTGGGCGGCCGCGCTGACGTACTACGGCGTGCTGGCGCTGTTCCCCGCCACCGTCGTGGTGGTGGCGCTGGTCGGGCTGGTCTCCGACGGTGAGCGGACCGTCGACACGCTGATCGGCCTGGCCCGGGACATCGGCGCCGGCTCGGTGGTCGGCAACGACGGCTTCGTCAGCGCCGTCCGTAGCGTGGTGGAGCAGCGCGGATCGGCCAAGGTGCTGCTCAGCTTCGGTCTGCTCGGGGCACTGTGGTCGGCGTCCGGGTTCATCGGCGCGTTCACCCGGGCGTCCAACGCGGTCTACGGGGTCGAGGAGGGGCGGCCGTTCTACCGGCTGCGTCCGCTCCAGATCGGCCTGGCCGCGGTGTCGCTGCTGCTGCTCTCGGTGGTGGCCACCGGGCTGATCGTCAGCGGTCCGATCACCGACGCCCTCGGTGACCGGCTGCACGTCGGTGGGCTGGCCCGCACGGCGTGGACGGTGGCGAAATGGCCACTGCTGGCCCTGGTGGCCATGACGCTGCTGTCGCTGCTGTTCTGGATCGCCCCGAACGTCCGGCAGCCCCGGTTCCGCTGGCTCACCCCGGGTGGCGCCCTCGCCCTGTTGGCCTGGGTGCTGGCCTCCGCCGCTTTCGGCCTCTACGTCGCCAACTTCGGCTCCTACGACGTGACGTACGGCAGTCTCGGCGCGGTCATCGCCTTCCTGGTCTGGCTCTACCTGTCCAACTGCGCGCTCATGCTCGGTGTACAGGTGAACGCCGAGCTTCAGCGGGGGCGGGTGATGCAGGCCGGCGCCGACGACCCGGGCGAGCCGGTGCTGCCGCCCCGCGCCCCGGCCGACGCGCGACCGGCTTCGGCCGATGCGCGACCGACTTCGGTCGATGGGTGA
- a CDS encoding HAD-IIIA family hydrolase, translating into MRRDHERDQCRSARVDPAADRFPSGLYDAVLLDRDGTLIEDVPYNGDPEKVRPVPGAREALDRLRAAGLRLAVVSNQSGLARGCFTADELRRVNARVEELLGPFDSWQICPHGEPDGCACRKPAPGLVYAAARALGTTPTRCVLVGDIGADLTAAAAAGAAGILVPTPATRAAEVAAAPTVAGDLPGAVTEILRRIRLVAAPAAVPRRGTVLVARSDAAGDVLVTGPGIRAVAAGAARVVLLCGPRGRAAAELLPGVDEIVEWPLPWIDAPPGPVDPADLRRLTDRLAALGAEEAVVFTSFHQSPLPLALLLRMAGVSRVSAISDDYPGSLLDVRHRVPVGVPEPERALSLAAAAGYALPAGDEPGLRLRVDRLPPAPTGPGTPGYVVLHPGSSVETRACPPELATRIVRVLSAAGYRVVVTGGPDERELTARVAAAGGLDLGGCTGLGELAAVIARAGALVVGNTGPAHLAAALGVPVVSLFAPTVPFGQWGPYRVPVVRLGDAGAACRGTRATRCPVPGHPCLSAVEPGRVLEALRLLGVPADAPEPLVAGPAVPVGEVVR; encoded by the coding sequence GTGCGACGGGACCACGAGCGGGATCAGTGCAGGTCAGCCCGGGTTGACCCGGCTGCTGACCGGTTCCCGTCCGGCCTGTACGACGCGGTGCTGCTCGACCGGGACGGCACGCTGATCGAGGACGTGCCCTACAACGGTGACCCGGAGAAGGTCCGCCCGGTGCCCGGCGCGCGGGAGGCGCTGGACCGGCTGCGCGCGGCCGGGCTGCGGCTGGCGGTGGTGAGCAACCAGTCCGGGCTGGCCCGGGGCTGCTTCACCGCCGACGAACTGCGCCGGGTCAACGCCCGGGTGGAGGAACTGCTCGGGCCGTTCGACAGCTGGCAGATCTGCCCGCACGGCGAGCCGGACGGCTGCGCCTGCCGCAAGCCGGCGCCCGGTCTGGTGTACGCCGCCGCCCGGGCGCTCGGCACCACGCCGACCCGGTGCGTGCTGGTCGGTGACATCGGCGCCGACCTGACCGCCGCCGCCGCGGCCGGCGCCGCCGGCATCCTGGTGCCCACCCCGGCCACCCGGGCGGCGGAGGTGGCCGCTGCCCCCACGGTCGCCGGCGACCTGCCGGGCGCGGTCACCGAGATCCTGCGCCGGATTCGCCTGGTGGCCGCCCCCGCCGCCGTACCCCGCCGCGGCACGGTGCTGGTGGCGCGCAGCGACGCCGCCGGGGACGTCCTGGTCACCGGCCCCGGCATCCGGGCGGTCGCCGCCGGCGCGGCGCGGGTGGTGCTGCTCTGCGGGCCGCGCGGCCGGGCCGCCGCCGAGCTGCTGCCCGGCGTGGACGAGATCGTCGAGTGGCCACTGCCGTGGATCGACGCTCCGCCCGGCCCGGTCGACCCGGCGGACCTGCGCCGGCTCACCGACCGGCTCGCCGCGCTCGGCGCGGAGGAGGCGGTCGTCTTCACCTCCTTCCACCAGTCCCCGCTGCCCCTGGCGCTGCTGCTGCGGATGGCCGGGGTGTCCCGGGTCAGCGCGATCAGCGACGACTACCCCGGCTCCCTGCTCGACGTCCGGCACCGGGTACCGGTCGGGGTGCCGGAACCCGAGCGTGCGCTCTCCCTCGCCGCCGCGGCCGGCTACGCGCTGCCCGCCGGCGACGAGCCGGGCCTGCGGCTGCGGGTCGACCGGTTGCCGCCCGCCCCGACCGGGCCGGGAACGCCCGGCTACGTCGTGCTGCACCCGGGTTCCTCGGTGGAGACCCGGGCCTGCCCACCCGAACTGGCCACCCGGATCGTCCGGGTGCTCAGCGCCGCCGGCTACCGGGTGGTGGTGACCGGGGGTCCGGACGAACGGGAGCTGACCGCCCGGGTCGCCGCTGCCGGCGGGCTCGACCTGGGCGGCTGCACCGGGCTCGGCGAGCTGGCCGCGGTGATCGCCCGGGCCGGCGCGCTGGTGGTCGGCAACACCGGGCCGGCGCACCTGGCCGCCGCGCTCGGGGTGCCGGTGGTCAGCCTGTTCGCGCCCACCGTTCCGTTCGGGCAGTGGGGGCCGTACCGGGTGCCGGTCGTCCGGCTCGGCGACGCCGGAGCCGCCTGCCGGGGCACCCGGGCCACCCGCTGCCCGGTCCCCGGCCACCCCTGTCTCTCCGCGGTCGAGCCGGGGCGGGTGCTGGAGGCGCTGCGCCTGCTCGGCGTACCCGCCGACGCCCCGGAGCCCCTGGTCGCGGGGCCGGCCGTGCCCGTCGGGGAGGTGGTGCGATGA
- a CDS encoding SRPBCC family protein: protein MSAVMEHVDVAVPIRTAYDQWTQFEEFPQFMEGVHEVRQLSDTMTHWTVEIGGVKREFDAEITEQLPDERVAWRSTEGSRQAGVVTFHRLDPEHTRVTLQMEFEPQGVVEQAGDKLGVVDRRAKGDLERFKQFIERRGQETGAWRGTVERPTP, encoded by the coding sequence ATGAGCGCCGTGATGGAGCACGTGGACGTTGCCGTCCCGATCCGCACCGCCTACGACCAGTGGACGCAGTTCGAGGAGTTTCCACAGTTCATGGAGGGTGTCCACGAGGTTCGACAACTCTCCGACACGATGACGCACTGGACGGTGGAGATCGGCGGCGTGAAGCGCGAGTTCGACGCCGAGATCACCGAGCAACTGCCGGACGAGCGGGTGGCCTGGCGGTCGACCGAGGGCAGCCGGCAGGCCGGCGTGGTCACCTTCCACCGCCTCGACCCGGAGCACACCCGGGTCACCCTGCAGATGGAGTTCGAGCCGCAGGGCGTGGTCGAGCAGGCCGGCGACAAGCTCGGCGTGGTGGACCGCCGCGCCAAGGGCGACCTGGAGCGGTTCAAGCAGTTCATCGAGCGACGCGGTCAGGAGACCGGGGCCTGGCGGGGCACGGTCGAGCGGCCGACCCCCTGA
- a CDS encoding aldehyde dehydrogenase family protein: MYTVAQLIGGVWGAGGAGGELVVHDPADGSPVTTVPVATTDEVAKAVEAARGATTEWATTAPAERAAALHRAADAVAAVAEELAQATTAEMGKPLDDARGGVAAGIGTLRQYAELGPVRGGRTLHGAHGALDFMAPEPRGVVAAITPWNDPVAVSCGLLGAALVTGNVVLYKPSERTTATGWLLAKALDSALPAGVLSLLTGGGAVGAALAGQDVDVVAHVGSTVTGREIAAAGARTGAKVLLENGGSDPLVIDADVDPLWAAEQAAQGCFANAGQICVAVERIYVHRDVAEDFVDALVERAEALRQGPGRDPGTQLGPLVDRRHRDHVHGQVTAAVAEGARVRTGGEIPEGPGAFYPATVVVDCRHEMALVREETFGPVAPVVVVDSFSEGLRCAADSPYGLAATVLTGSMSHAHRAWRDLPVGTVKVNAVFGGAPGGAAQPRRGSGQGFGYGPELLDEFSTVKTVHIQAPGGGHW, encoded by the coding sequence ATGTACACGGTTGCACAGCTCATAGGCGGAGTGTGGGGTGCCGGGGGCGCCGGGGGCGAGCTGGTCGTACATGATCCGGCCGACGGTTCCCCGGTGACCACCGTGCCGGTGGCGACGACGGACGAGGTGGCCAAGGCGGTCGAGGCGGCCCGGGGCGCGACGACGGAGTGGGCGACGACCGCGCCGGCGGAACGGGCCGCGGCGCTGCACCGCGCGGCGGACGCGGTGGCGGCCGTCGCCGAGGAGCTGGCCCAGGCCACCACGGCGGAGATGGGAAAACCACTGGACGACGCGCGCGGCGGAGTGGCCGCCGGCATCGGCACCCTGCGGCAGTACGCGGAACTGGGCCCGGTGCGCGGCGGACGGACCCTGCACGGCGCCCACGGCGCCCTCGACTTCATGGCCCCCGAACCGCGCGGCGTGGTCGCCGCGATCACCCCCTGGAACGACCCGGTGGCGGTCTCCTGCGGGCTGCTCGGCGCGGCCCTGGTCACCGGCAACGTGGTGCTCTACAAGCCGAGCGAGCGGACCACCGCCACTGGCTGGCTGCTGGCGAAGGCCCTGGACTCCGCGCTGCCGGCCGGTGTGCTGTCGCTGCTCACCGGCGGCGGTGCGGTGGGCGCGGCGCTGGCCGGGCAGGACGTGGACGTGGTCGCCCACGTCGGCTCCACCGTCACCGGCCGGGAGATCGCCGCCGCCGGCGCCCGCACCGGCGCGAAGGTGCTGCTGGAGAACGGCGGTAGCGACCCGCTGGTGATCGACGCCGACGTCGACCCGCTCTGGGCGGCCGAGCAGGCGGCGCAGGGCTGCTTCGCCAACGCCGGGCAGATCTGCGTCGCGGTGGAACGGATCTACGTGCACCGGGACGTGGCGGAGGACTTCGTCGACGCGCTGGTCGAGCGGGCCGAGGCGCTGCGGCAGGGACCCGGCCGGGACCCGGGCACCCAGCTCGGGCCGCTGGTCGACCGGCGGCACCGGGACCACGTGCACGGCCAGGTCACCGCGGCGGTGGCCGAGGGGGCGCGGGTCCGCACCGGCGGGGAGATCCCGGAGGGACCGGGCGCGTTCTACCCGGCGACCGTGGTGGTCGACTGCCGGCACGAGATGGCCCTGGTCCGCGAGGAGACCTTCGGGCCGGTCGCCCCGGTGGTCGTGGTCGACTCGTTCAGCGAGGGGCTGCGTTGCGCCGCCGACTCCCCGTACGGGCTGGCCGCGACGGTGCTGACCGGCTCGATGAGCCACGCCCACCGGGCCTGGCGGGACCTCCCGGTCGGCACGGTCAAGGTCAACGCGGTCTTCGGGGGCGCGCCGGGCGGTGCCGCGCAGCCGCGCCGCGGCAGCGGCCAGGGCTTCGGGTACGGCCCGGAGCTGCTGGACGAGTTCAGCACGGTGAAGACCGTGCACATCCAGGCCCCGGGCGGCGGCCACTGGTAG
- a CDS encoding phytoene desaturase family protein, producing MSPTGTADAVVIGAGHNGLVAANLLADAGWEVLVLEATQVPGGAVRSAEVTAPGYLSDLYSSFYPLGYASPVLRRLGLDRYGLTWTHAPDVLAHLFPDGRAAVINRDLDATAASLATFAPADGDRWRTAYAQWCRVAAPMLDTITTPFPPVRGGLSLLRRLRVSGVLRLGRRLVVPVRKLGDELFDGEGGPALLAGCALHTDLSPEAAGSGVYGWLLTMLGQQVGWPVPVGGAQKITDALVARLVERGGRIDYGARVDRVLVARGRAMGVRTVGGATWRARRAVVADVPAPALYLDLVAAAALPPRLVEDLAHFRWDGSTVKVDWALSAPVPWRNRAVAGAGTVHLGADVNGLTTYSAALARGELPRDPFLLVGQMSVADPSHSPPGTESLWSYTHLPFRRHWRAEEVAAHVARMEEVLEEAAPGFRSLIVGRHVAGPADLEAGDPSLVGGALGGGTAAAYQQLFLRPIPGLGRADTPVDRLFLASSSAHPGGGVHGAPGANAARAALARDRALTGGLYASVIDAAHRAVYR from the coding sequence ATGAGCCCCACCGGCACGGCGGACGCGGTCGTCATCGGCGCCGGCCACAACGGGCTGGTGGCCGCGAACCTGCTGGCCGACGCGGGCTGGGAGGTCCTCGTCCTGGAGGCCACCCAGGTCCCCGGTGGGGCGGTCCGCTCCGCCGAGGTCACCGCCCCCGGCTACCTCAGCGACCTCTACAGCTCCTTCTATCCTCTCGGGTACGCCTCACCGGTGCTGCGCCGGCTGGGCCTCGACCGGTACGGGCTCACCTGGACGCACGCCCCGGACGTGCTGGCCCACCTGTTTCCCGACGGCCGGGCGGCGGTGATCAACCGGGACCTCGACGCCACCGCCGCCTCGCTGGCCACGTTCGCCCCCGCCGACGGTGACCGCTGGCGGACGGCATACGCGCAGTGGTGCCGGGTCGCCGCGCCGATGCTCGACACCATCACCACCCCGTTCCCGCCGGTCCGTGGTGGGCTGAGCCTGCTGCGCCGGCTGCGCGTGTCCGGGGTGCTGCGGCTGGGCCGGCGGCTGGTGGTGCCGGTACGCAAGCTCGGCGACGAGCTGTTCGACGGCGAGGGCGGGCCGGCACTGCTCGCCGGCTGCGCCCTGCACACCGACCTCTCCCCGGAGGCGGCCGGCTCCGGGGTGTACGGCTGGCTGCTCACCATGCTCGGCCAGCAGGTCGGGTGGCCGGTGCCGGTCGGCGGCGCCCAGAAGATCACCGACGCGCTGGTGGCCCGGCTGGTCGAGCGGGGTGGCCGGATCGACTACGGCGCCCGGGTCGACCGGGTGCTCGTCGCCCGGGGCCGGGCGATGGGGGTACGCACCGTCGGCGGCGCCACCTGGCGGGCCCGCCGGGCGGTGGTGGCCGACGTGCCGGCCCCCGCGCTCTATCTGGACCTGGTGGCCGCGGCAGCGCTGCCGCCCCGGCTGGTCGAGGATCTGGCGCACTTCCGGTGGGACGGTTCCACGGTCAAGGTGGACTGGGCGCTGTCCGCGCCGGTGCCGTGGCGCAACCGGGCGGTGGCCGGCGCCGGCACGGTGCACCTCGGCGCGGATGTGAACGGCCTCACCACATACTCGGCGGCGCTGGCCCGGGGCGAGCTGCCCCGGGACCCGTTCCTGCTGGTCGGGCAGATGTCGGTGGCCGACCCGAGCCACTCCCCGCCGGGTACCGAGTCGCTCTGGTCGTACACCCACCTGCCGTTCCGCCGGCACTGGCGGGCCGAGGAGGTCGCCGCCCACGTGGCGCGGATGGAGGAGGTGCTGGAGGAGGCCGCTCCCGGCTTCCGCTCGCTGATCGTCGGGCGGCACGTGGCCGGCCCGGCCGACCTGGAGGCGGGCGACCCGAGCCTGGTCGGCGGCGCGCTGGGCGGCGGCACCGCAGCCGCGTACCAGCAGCTCTTCCTGCGGCCGATCCCCGGCCTGGGGCGCGCGGACACCCCGGTGGACCGGCTCTTCCTGGCCAGCTCGTCGGCGCACCCCGGCGGCGGCGTGCACGGCGCGCCCGGGGCCAACGCCGCGCGGGCGGCCCTGGCCCGGGACCGGGCGCTCACCGGCGGCCTGTACGCGAGCGTGATCGACGCCGCGCACCGGGCCGTCTACCGGTGA
- a CDS encoding DUF2795 domain-containing protein: protein MERGSSKHSPRVDDNMSQDVSGLVQGPGAGGSRVEEFRQPEPAGEDQPEPKTLTAGASRGGNPQGMSMDEVEARSRLGKFITMTALPGDRDALLANARENQAPADVIASLETLPDGTHYQTVSEVWAALGGKNETTRW, encoded by the coding sequence ATGGAACGTGGCAGCAGCAAGCACTCGCCCAGGGTCGACGACAACATGAGCCAGGACGTCAGCGGCCTCGTCCAGGGGCCGGGGGCGGGCGGCTCGCGCGTCGAGGAGTTCCGCCAGCCGGAGCCGGCGGGTGAGGACCAGCCGGAGCCGAAGACGCTGACGGCCGGCGCGAGCCGCGGCGGCAACCCGCAGGGGATGAGCATGGACGAGGTCGAGGCTCGTAGCCGCCTCGGCAAGTTCATCACCATGACCGCCCTGCCCGGGGACCGCGACGCCCTGCTGGCCAACGCCCGGGAGAACCAGGCGCCGGCCGATGTCATCGCCTCCCTGGAGACCCTGCCCGACGGCACCCACTACCAGACCGTCTCCGAGGTGTGGGCCGCGCTCGGGGGCAAGAACGAGACGACGCGCTGGTGA